Proteins co-encoded in one Terriglobia bacterium genomic window:
- a CDS encoding M24 family metallopeptidase has protein sequence MDLKAIQSALHERNIDAWLFYDHHHRDPIGYKVLGLPEGLMVTRRWFYIIPREGEPTKLVHRIEAGHLDSVPGTKREYSSWRELWDNLQAMLVRHRTVAMQYSPNNLIPYIGLVDAGTVELVRSFGKEIVSSGDLVARFEAAWSEEQIASHFAARDAIDAIVPECFKEIGRRVRKGSVTEYQIQQWLAEAFRREGLVTEDLPIVAVNANSGNPHYGPQAQGSSAIKDGDFVLLDIWAKKNTPDAVYYDITWTGVLGTPTEKQIEIFNIVSGARDAGVKKVVEAFAGKRRIAGWEVDQATREHITNAGYAQYFTHRTGHSIGVNVHGNGANMDNLETKDDREIIPNTCFSIEPGIYLPEFGVRSEVNVLTRNGAAEVTGKIQNELVII, from the coding sequence ATGGATTTGAAAGCTATTCAGTCAGCCCTGCATGAGCGCAACATCGATGCGTGGCTGTTTTATGACCATCACCATCGCGATCCCATTGGTTACAAAGTGCTGGGACTGCCCGAAGGGCTGATGGTAACGCGCCGCTGGTTTTACATTATTCCCCGTGAGGGCGAGCCGACGAAGCTGGTGCATCGCATTGAGGCGGGGCATCTGGATTCAGTGCCGGGCACAAAGCGCGAGTACTCCAGCTGGCGCGAACTCTGGGACAACCTGCAGGCCATGCTGGTGCGCCATCGCACGGTGGCCATGCAGTATTCGCCCAACAACCTGATTCCCTACATTGGGCTGGTGGATGCCGGGACGGTGGAGCTTGTCCGTAGCTTTGGCAAGGAGATTGTAAGCTCCGGCGACTTGGTGGCGCGCTTTGAAGCCGCGTGGAGTGAAGAGCAGATCGCCAGTCATTTTGCCGCGCGTGATGCCATTGACGCCATTGTACCGGAATGCTTCAAGGAAATCGGCCGGCGCGTCCGCAAGGGCAGCGTAACCGAGTACCAGATCCAACAGTGGCTGGCCGAGGCCTTCCGCCGCGAGGGGCTGGTCACTGAAGACCTGCCGATTGTGGCGGTGAATGCCAACAGCGGCAATCCGCATTACGGGCCGCAAGCGCAAGGCTCGTCGGCGATCAAAGACGGCGATTTTGTGCTACTCGATATCTGGGCAAAAAAGAACACGCCGGACGCCGTCTATTACGACATTACCTGGACCGGGGTGCTGGGCACGCCGACGGAAAAACAAATCGAGATTTTTAACATCGTGAGCGGCGCGCGGGATGCGGGCGTCAAGAAAGTTGTGGAAGCGTTTGCCGGAAAGCGCCGCATTGCTGGCTGGGAAGTGGACCAGGCGACGCGTGAGCACATCACCAACGCCGGTTACGCGCAATACTTTACGCACCGCACGGGGCATTCCATCGGCGTAAACGTGCATGGCAACGGCGCGAATATGGACAACCTTGAGACCAAGGACGACCGCGAAATCATCCCCAACACCTGTTTTTCCATTGAGCCGGGCATTTATCTGCCGGAATTTGGCGTGCGCAGTGAAGTAAACGTGCTCACGCGCAATGGCGCGGCTGAAGTAACAGGTAAAATACAAAACGAACTGGTCATTATTTGA